A region from the Bacteroidota bacterium genome encodes:
- a CDS encoding TetR/AcrR family transcriptional regulator codes for MRTEQKIKLLHTAAELFKKHGVKALSMDDVARAMGMSKKTIYALVYDKADLVKQSLELYLEAERVQMESILGSSENSIDELIKLADYFSNQVLDFTSSALVDIHKHYPDAWDIYSDHRYNFMLKSILRNIENGVKQGVYRANLNSEIISKIYIAGVDILGNQRLFPAKEYVFLHIYKEYINYHLRGIVSEKGLRLLEQHNIFKN; via the coding sequence ATGCGTACCGAACAAAAAATAAAGTTGTTGCACACTGCTGCCGAGTTATTCAAGAAACACGGAGTCAAGGCCCTTTCGATGGATGATGTTGCCCGTGCTATGGGGATGAGCAAAAAAACTATTTATGCTCTGGTCTATGACAAGGCGGATCTCGTGAAACAGTCTTTGGAATTATATTTAGAAGCGGAGCGGGTGCAGATGGAAAGTATTCTGGGTTCTTCAGAGAACTCGATAGATGAATTGATCAAATTGGCTGACTATTTCTCTAATCAGGTACTTGATTTCACGAGTTCGGCCTTGGTGGATATACATAAGCACTATCCCGACGCTTGGGATATTTATTCAGACCATCGCTATAACTTTATGCTGAAAAGTATTTTGCGAAACATAGAGAACGGAGTGAAGCAGGGCGTTTATCGCGCCAACTTGAATTCGGAGATTATTTCTAAAATTTATATCGCCGGAGTAGATATTCTCGGCAACCAACGCTTGTTTCCAGCCAAGGAGTATGTGTTCTTGCATATTTATAAAGAATACATTAACTACCATTTGCGCGGAATCGTTTCTGAAAAAGGATTGAGACTTCTGGAGCAGCACAATATATTCAAGAATTGA